One genomic region from Sphingobacterium sp. UGAL515B_05 encodes:
- a CDS encoding TlpA disulfide reductase family protein, giving the protein MMKRILFLFLLLNSVCFGQKSVNYKITEESMSEGKLIHSKSTYFTLSANKSASKKEFPSEIKVNNIVYKDSRNPFIFSSFHPDSNQNILSSSILVDILMSLQQSIRFNAQHQETFVDTSSLRKEILSKARYWQLSDDIAEMVRNNVTVGAKLLCSGFNYSYLGKDVLKGLQSGPMLIKSKLYKITKNDKKNLYLSFRDTSGSSAGEFVVDKKTFQPIMLSWRHEYNQDNHLFIKTTHMQLLDTNVPSTYDQSYADMLLFGSFVSKTLYTNELIDSVKVMKYIDKYTPVFRNDKTFVIKKLDLFQQIKSNELYDLSLNDVPVNLLSGTHHLSNFLYNGAMSRDKFMTVIPLLDNEKRYNWIQNALYQQLGHPVATGTLSSDEQADLLINHFSEIERQYTYPMILGRRIMQQAEDLLQAKKLLNELMNLNDDYWINGNVGRYALMTYQRLAPVDQNYSQQLLVDIISKLTTLYNADNTVRKNIIRAHLATANYFAYQITDKHNKEEALNYLEKAALYSPKNQGETAYNSSYDIIFLKSKKSYAEDYLTELAAGGKKDVALQKYIDEFLTVQGTGYRGLRDFYQHYYPEQNFSDFFMQKVVPQLPDVPDFALENLENSKIAKADLKGKWTLLDFWGTWCGPCVAELPKLNSFYAHLKTDKSRSDKIGFISIACYDTADKVRNFLANNNYTIPVLMSDGQVEKNFQVKGYPSKYILTPSGKLIGIPFGFDWQPLLEEVATF; this is encoded by the coding sequence ATGATGAAGAGAATACTGTTCCTATTTCTTTTGCTGAATTCAGTCTGTTTCGGTCAAAAAAGCGTTAATTATAAAATAACGGAAGAATCCATGTCCGAAGGAAAACTTATACACTCCAAATCAACCTATTTTACATTGTCTGCTAACAAGTCCGCGTCAAAAAAAGAATTCCCATCAGAAATAAAGGTTAATAATATTGTATATAAGGATTCCCGTAATCCATTTATCTTTTCAAGTTTTCATCCCGACAGTAATCAAAATATTTTATCTTCCAGCATACTGGTTGATATTTTAATGAGCTTACAACAGTCTATTCGCTTCAATGCCCAACATCAAGAAACCTTTGTTGACACGTCGTCACTTAGAAAAGAAATTCTGTCAAAGGCTAGGTACTGGCAGTTATCAGACGATATCGCAGAGATGGTAAGGAACAATGTTACGGTAGGAGCAAAGTTGCTTTGTAGCGGATTTAATTACAGTTATCTAGGTAAAGATGTCTTAAAGGGGCTTCAATCCGGACCGATGTTAATCAAAAGCAAACTGTATAAAATTACTAAAAACGATAAGAAAAATTTGTACCTCTCTTTTAGGGATACGTCGGGTAGTTCGGCAGGGGAGTTTGTCGTCGATAAGAAGACATTTCAGCCTATCATGCTTTCGTGGCGGCATGAGTACAACCAAGATAATCATTTATTTATCAAAACTACTCATATGCAACTGTTGGATACGAATGTACCCAGTACTTATGATCAATCTTATGCAGACATGTTGTTATTCGGTAGTTTTGTTAGCAAGACACTTTATACAAATGAGCTAATTGATAGTGTGAAAGTAATGAAATATATCGATAAGTATACCCCTGTTTTTCGAAATGATAAGACCTTTGTAATTAAAAAGTTAGATCTATTTCAACAGATAAAAAGCAATGAATTATATGATTTGAGCTTGAATGATGTACCGGTCAACTTGCTTTCGGGCACACATCATCTTTCGAATTTTCTCTACAATGGGGCTATGTCAAGGGATAAGTTTATGACGGTAATACCGTTATTAGACAACGAAAAGCGATATAATTGGATTCAGAATGCTTTATATCAACAGTTGGGACACCCCGTTGCAACTGGAACGCTGTCTTCTGATGAACAGGCCGATTTATTAATAAATCATTTTTCCGAAATTGAACGGCAATATACCTATCCGATGATTCTCGGGCGACGGATTATGCAACAGGCAGAAGATCTTTTGCAAGCTAAAAAATTGCTTAATGAGCTGATGAACCTTAACGATGATTATTGGATCAATGGAAACGTTGGGAGATATGCGCTAATGACCTATCAACGTTTGGCTCCTGTTGATCAGAACTATTCTCAGCAATTGCTAGTGGATATTATTTCAAAACTAACAACACTTTATAATGCGGATAACACTGTTCGTAAGAATATAATTCGTGCGCATCTTGCTACAGCAAACTATTTTGCGTACCAAATCACGGATAAACATAATAAGGAAGAAGCCTTGAATTATTTGGAGAAAGCTGCGCTGTATTCACCCAAAAATCAGGGGGAGACCGCTTATAATTCGTCTTACGATATTATATTTTTGAAATCTAAGAAAAGTTATGCAGAAGATTATCTGACAGAATTGGCCGCCGGTGGTAAGAAAGATGTCGCTTTACAGAAATATATTGATGAGTTCTTGACCGTTCAGGGGACAGGCTATAGGGGGCTACGTGATTTTTACCAGCATTACTATCCGGAACAGAATTTTAGCGATTTTTTTATGCAGAAGGTGGTTCCTCAATTACCTGATGTGCCAGATTTTGCTTTGGAAAATCTGGAGAACAGCAAAATTGCAAAGGCTGATTTGAAAGGCAAATGGACATTACTTGACTTTTGGGGAACTTGGTGTGGTCCATGTGTTGCAGAGCTTCCTAAACTCAACAGTTTTTACGCGCACTTGAAGACTGACAAATCAAGAAGCGATAAGATTGGTTTTATAAGTATTGCATGTTATGATACAGCAGATAAAGTGAGAAACTTTTTGGCGAACAACAATTATACAATACCGGTGTTGATGTCAGATGGCCAAGTGGAAAAAAACTTTCAAGTCAAAGGTTATCCAAGTAAGTACATTCTAACACCGAGCGGGAAGCTAATCGGTATACCATTTGGTTTTGATTGGCAACCTTTGTTGGAAGAAGTTGCCACCTTCTAA
- a CDS encoding BamA/TamA family outer membrane protein, with product MIKYTRFIGFASITLLVLFFASCRSSKYLDDDQALVTKVQISGVTPALKESSETYISNQIRPNSRVNLFIYNTFNTKNGRYKTKKIRNVGEPPHLLDSAMVDLSANQIRRFLFSKGYFKAKVEPVISVSKKRAHIDFKVAEGTPYQIRSIDRKFENGDIKDIFEREVLAKTAVKPNTQYDAAKLLDEREKLYVSMRNNGYYDYLRQYMRAGIDSTIDGALIDLKISVENPSDSTIHKRYQIDSVYMTIRNYGTMSKKKPRRIQDSAKRLLFIDETNSFRWKPLERYMYLRSGQYYSLQEENKSYDRLYEMNGFRSVKMQFVKKDSNKLDVHYDFVPRPRMGNQIEGEYTFSSGMSGFNIGNTFSQRNIFGGSEQLEVKLRYGVLFDPRLAGGLSSKIFNNDFQAGVNLVIPRLMVPFHINPGGKFGLPKTTYSMTLQLFDQDKTYSNRYFITSLNYSWYETENKYHSFTPIVLEYRDGRLDSNFRNKLVQEGYQLYVRSNDRQYFGLGTQYTFVLNGKKLTSKEDFQYFRGTLDVSGNVLDLISSLAKLPKNADGEKKIFGVPFLQYAKTEMDYRLYRNLGGNRQFVFRFNPGIAIPYGNNSKLLIFEKSFYSGGMNGIRAWQARTLGPGAYNRQSLSEDLRLNLRNLDQLGEIKLEANAEYRFRLLNNFLGAKMNGATFVDMGNVWRLKKDEELNPGGEFKFNKFLGQVAIGTGFGLRFDSDYFVIRLDAGLKLKDPQFSGADQWVIKHFFDSKEFKAQYYETHRPDRYNFIQYNFGIGMPF from the coding sequence ATGATTAAGTATACTCGTTTTATCGGATTTGCAAGTATAACGCTTTTAGTGTTATTTTTTGCATCATGCCGGTCTTCAAAATATCTTGACGATGACCAAGCTCTGGTTACAAAAGTACAGATTTCTGGTGTCACCCCTGCATTGAAAGAATCATCCGAAACGTATATTTCCAATCAAATAAGACCTAATTCGCGGGTCAATCTATTCATTTATAATACATTCAATACGAAAAACGGACGCTATAAAACCAAGAAAATTCGGAATGTCGGTGAGCCACCCCATTTGTTAGATTCGGCAATGGTGGATTTATCGGCCAATCAGATTCGACGATTTTTGTTTTCAAAAGGTTATTTTAAAGCCAAAGTAGAACCGGTAATTTCCGTTTCGAAGAAGAGGGCACATATAGATTTTAAAGTGGCTGAAGGCACTCCATATCAGATTAGAAGTATAGACCGTAAATTTGAAAATGGCGATATAAAAGATATCTTTGAACGTGAGGTGTTGGCGAAGACTGCTGTCAAACCGAACACACAATATGATGCGGCAAAATTACTTGACGAAAGAGAGAAACTATATGTGTCGATGCGTAACAATGGGTACTATGATTATTTACGTCAGTATATGCGTGCAGGTATCGATTCGACTATAGATGGTGCTCTCATTGATCTCAAAATCAGTGTCGAAAACCCATCGGACTCTACGATACACAAAAGGTATCAAATTGACAGTGTATATATGACTATAAGGAATTATGGTACGATGTCTAAGAAGAAGCCTCGTCGTATCCAAGATTCTGCAAAGCGCCTTCTATTCATTGATGAAACAAATAGTTTTCGATGGAAACCGTTAGAGCGTTATATGTATTTGCGGTCAGGACAATATTACTCATTGCAAGAGGAAAATAAATCGTATGACCGGTTATATGAAATGAACGGTTTTCGGTCTGTGAAAATGCAGTTTGTGAAAAAAGATTCGAATAAACTCGATGTACATTATGATTTTGTTCCAAGACCCCGGATGGGAAACCAGATAGAAGGTGAGTATACCTTTAGTTCGGGCATGAGTGGATTTAATATCGGAAATACGTTTTCGCAACGTAATATCTTTGGGGGCTCGGAGCAGCTGGAGGTCAAATTGCGCTATGGCGTTTTGTTTGATCCCCGTCTGGCAGGTGGACTGTCAAGCAAGATATTCAATAATGATTTTCAGGCGGGCGTAAATTTGGTTATTCCTCGCCTAATGGTTCCTTTTCATATCAATCCGGGAGGAAAATTTGGTTTGCCCAAAACGACCTACTCGATGACATTGCAGTTGTTTGACCAGGACAAAACCTATTCAAACCGCTACTTTATCACATCGCTGAATTACTCTTGGTATGAAACAGAAAATAAGTACCATAGTTTTACGCCTATCGTTTTGGAGTATCGGGATGGACGCTTGGATTCGAATTTTCGGAATAAGCTCGTGCAGGAAGGGTATCAACTCTATGTGCGCAGTAATGACCGTCAGTATTTTGGTTTAGGAACACAATATACTTTTGTTCTGAATGGGAAAAAGTTGACGAGTAAAGAAGATTTTCAATATTTCAGAGGTACATTGGATGTGAGTGGAAACGTGCTGGACCTTATTAGCTCCTTAGCAAAATTGCCCAAGAATGCTGACGGTGAGAAAAAAATATTTGGTGTGCCCTTTCTTCAATATGCTAAGACAGAAATGGACTATAGACTGTATCGCAATTTGGGTGGGAATAGACAGTTTGTATTTCGATTCAATCCAGGGATAGCAATTCCCTATGGAAATAATTCCAAACTGCTGATTTTTGAAAAGAGTTTTTATAGTGGTGGTATGAATGGCATTCGGGCCTGGCAGGCACGTACCCTGGGGCCAGGTGCTTACAACCGTCAAAGTTTGAGTGAGGATCTACGTTTGAATTTGCGAAATCTGGACCAATTAGGGGAAATTAAATTGGAGGCCAATGCAGAATATCGATTCAGATTGCTCAATAATTTTTTGGGAGCAAAGATGAACGGAGCTACATTTGTCGATATGGGAAATGTGTGGCGATTGAAGAAGGATGAAGAACTAAATCCGGGAGGGGAGTTTAAATTCAATAAATTCCTTGGGCAAGTCGCCATCGGTACCGGTTTTGGTCTACGCTTTGATTCGGACTATTTTGTGATTCGCTTAGATGCCGGGCTTAAACTAAAAGATCCACAATTCTCAGGTGCTGATCAATGGGTTATCAAGCACTTCTTTGATTCCAAGGAATTTAAGGCACAATATTATGAAACCCATAGACCCGACAGATACAATTTTATTCAATACAATTTTGGAATCGGTATGCCGTTCTAA
- a CDS encoding RNA methyltransferase encodes MLSKAQISLITSLQNKKYRKQHGLFIVEGIKSVMEFISSSYEVESIFYTDDANTKVGKISHNIKSHELTETEFQKISALKSPQGILALVKLPLQQKIAPSDLKNKFSLVLDDVQDPGNLGTIIRTAEWFGIEHIICSIGTVDAYNPKVVQATMGSLARLQIHYTDLTNFIPATGLKVYGALLDGQSIYQTVWADEGLIVMGNEGNGISDEIIALIDQAVTIPRIGQAESLNVAVATTIFCSEISRQKLT; translated from the coding sequence ATGTTGTCAAAAGCGCAAATCAGTCTAATAACGTCTCTACAAAATAAAAAGTATAGAAAACAACACGGCCTGTTTATCGTTGAGGGTATAAAATCCGTGATGGAATTTATTTCATCAAGTTATGAGGTTGAGTCTATTTTCTACACGGACGACGCCAACACAAAAGTGGGTAAAATCTCGCATAATATAAAATCCCATGAACTAACGGAAACCGAATTCCAAAAGATTAGCGCACTGAAATCGCCACAAGGTATACTCGCTTTGGTCAAACTTCCTTTACAGCAAAAAATTGCACCGAGTGATTTAAAAAATAAGTTTAGCCTCGTACTCGATGATGTGCAGGATCCAGGCAATCTAGGGACAATTATCCGCACGGCGGAGTGGTTTGGAATCGAACATATTATCTGTTCCATTGGCACTGTAGACGCTTACAATCCTAAAGTAGTGCAAGCAACTATGGGCTCATTGGCAAGACTGCAGATCCACTATACTGATTTAACTAATTTTATTCCGGCTACAGGATTGAAAGTGTATGGCGCCCTACTTGATGGTCAATCCATTTATCAGACTGTGTGGGCTGATGAGGGGCTGATTGTTATGGGTAACGAAGGAAATGGCATCAGTGACGAAATAATAGCTTTGATCGATCAAGCAGTCACTATACCACGCATAGGTCAAGCCGAATCATTGAATGTAGCCGTAGCAACAACGATCTTCTGTAGTGAGATTTCCAGACAAAAACTGACATAA
- a CDS encoding VOC family protein: MEGYRNPGVYFEIPVTDMERAVRFYSQTFNFSFEREEFDGNQMAYFPFQEMLPGITGALAKGEIYKPTQVGVLIYFHVENVIDTIGKALALGGKELYPATFHTDLGFAVAEIEDLEGNRIGLHQKL, translated from the coding sequence ATGGAAGGGTATAGAAATCCAGGAGTATATTTTGAAATTCCTGTAACGGATATGGAAAGAGCGGTTCGGTTTTACAGCCAAACATTTAACTTTTCCTTTGAACGGGAGGAATTTGATGGAAATCAAATGGCTTATTTTCCTTTTCAGGAGATGCTTCCGGGAATTACGGGAGCTTTAGCAAAGGGGGAAATTTATAAACCCACACAAGTTGGAGTATTGATTTATTTTCATGTGGAGAATGTGATCGATACAATCGGGAAAGCGCTAGCGTTGGGGGGAAAAGAGTTATATCCAGCCACTTTTCATACCGACTTGGGCTTTGCCGTGGCAGAGATTGAAGATTTGGAAGGAAACAGGATTGGATTACATCAAAAACTGTAA
- a CDS encoding MFS transporter, whose protein sequence is MPAEQKSIYTLQFILLCLSSLLFSSSFNMIIPELPHYLSSLGGAEYKGLIIALFTLTAGISRPFSGKLTDKWGRVPVMAIGSIVCFICGFLYPILTSVAGFLFLRLIHGFSTGFKPTSTSAYVADLVPQKRWGEALGMHGLAFSVGTAVGPAIGSAIFEAFGINVMFYCSSFMALLSILIVINMKETLAKKEKFNLSMLKINRKDIIEWRALPAGIVTFLSYTAYGVILTLIPDWSEYLGLKNKGLFFLAFTIASVLIRFVSGKVSDRYGRPKVIVVGIVIIAIALVAIGMGNSFIGMMIGASIYGVGTGILSPAVNAWTIDLSLPEHRGKAVATMYISLEAGIGLGALLAGLYYSDVILRIPVIMYANAVVLLLALTYMLSWHRKHKAH, encoded by the coding sequence ATGCCCGCTGAACAGAAATCCATCTATACGTTACAATTTATATTACTTTGCTTAAGCTCGCTCCTATTTTCTTCTAGCTTCAATATGATCATCCCCGAACTACCCCATTATCTGAGCAGTTTGGGGGGGGCGGAGTACAAAGGGCTAATCATAGCATTGTTTACTTTGACTGCTGGAATTTCGCGGCCTTTTAGTGGTAAATTGACCGATAAGTGGGGACGTGTACCTGTCATGGCCATTGGATCCATCGTCTGTTTCATCTGTGGTTTTCTTTATCCCATTTTAACATCAGTCGCGGGCTTCCTATTCTTACGATTGATACATGGTTTTTCCACAGGTTTTAAACCTACCTCAACTTCTGCGTATGTCGCCGATCTGGTTCCTCAAAAAAGATGGGGTGAAGCTCTTGGCATGCATGGACTCGCTTTTAGCGTCGGTACAGCTGTTGGCCCAGCAATTGGAAGTGCCATTTTCGAGGCCTTTGGTATCAATGTTATGTTTTATTGTTCTTCTTTCATGGCACTTCTCTCCATTCTTATCGTCATTAACATGAAAGAAACACTGGCGAAAAAAGAAAAATTCAATCTTTCCATGCTCAAAATAAACCGCAAGGATATTATTGAATGGCGTGCCCTTCCAGCTGGAATCGTCACGTTTTTATCTTATACCGCTTATGGAGTCATTTTAACTTTAATTCCCGATTGGAGTGAATACCTGGGACTTAAAAATAAAGGGCTATTTTTTCTGGCATTTACAATCGCATCGGTGCTGATACGTTTCGTATCCGGCAAAGTTTCGGACCGTTACGGGAGACCAAAAGTCATTGTTGTCGGAATAGTCATTATTGCTATTGCACTCGTTGCTATCGGTATGGGCAATAGTTTCATTGGAATGATGATCGGCGCAAGCATCTATGGCGTGGGCACTGGTATACTCTCCCCTGCCGTCAATGCCTGGACGATCGACCTAAGCCTACCTGAACATCGGGGCAAGGCAGTAGCAACCATGTATATCTCACTTGAAGCTGGAATAGGTCTTGGGGCCTTGCTTGCTGGATTATATTATAGTGACGTTATCCTCCGGATTCCAGTCATTATGTATGCCAATGCAGTAGTTTTGCTACTGGCATTGACCTATATGCTGAGCTGGCATAGAAAGCACAAAGCCCACTAG
- a CDS encoding ATP-binding cassette domain-containing protein: MIELTNLSKSFGQHQVLHEITYTFDSRKVYGIVGENGAGKTTLFRCIAGLETATGSIKSTIEPLKNTLGYLTSDPYFLSKLTGEEYIYLLTDARGKQIKNLSERNIFELPLKEYASAYSTGMKKKLALTATLLQDNNYYILDEPFNGIDLQSSIILTEIILRLKAMGKTILISSHIFSTLKDTCDEILVLENGRINKSVKKEQFGDFEKEMKEKILQKDIDKLWL; encoded by the coding sequence ATGATCGAGCTTACGAATCTCAGCAAGTCCTTTGGGCAGCATCAGGTACTTCATGAAATTACGTATACATTTGACAGCAGAAAAGTATATGGTATTGTTGGTGAAAATGGCGCTGGAAAGACAACGCTATTTCGTTGTATTGCTGGACTGGAGACGGCCACTGGAAGTATAAAGTCTACTATTGAACCTCTGAAAAACACGCTAGGTTACTTGACTTCGGATCCATATTTTCTGTCAAAGCTCACGGGCGAAGAGTATATTTATCTGCTGACCGATGCACGCGGTAAACAGATCAAAAACCTCAGTGAAAGAAATATTTTCGAGCTGCCCTTAAAGGAGTATGCGAGCGCCTATTCCACGGGAATGAAAAAAAAACTAGCCCTGACAGCTACGTTGCTTCAGGACAATAATTATTATATCCTTGACGAACCTTTTAATGGCATCGATCTTCAAAGCAGCATTATTCTTACGGAAATTATTCTTCGCTTAAAAGCAATGGGTAAGACGATCTTAATTTCATCGCATATCTTTTCGACGCTAAAAGATACCTGCGATGAAATCTTGGTACTCGAAAATGGCAGAATTAATAAATCTGTAAAAAAAGAGCAGTTCGGCGACTTTGAAAAGGAAATGAAAGAAAAAATACTACAAAAAGATATCGACAAATTATGGCTTTAG
- a CDS encoding GNAT family N-acetyltransferase codes for MEKHLPILETERLIIRPIQMEDAAYFFAMDSQPEVHTFLNNEPVQSIEEMKKVIAHILQQYEKYGIGRLGVIEKSSNQWIGWTGFKYIDELENGRIGFLDLGYRFRTESWGKGYATEAAQACMQYYKEQLTHFEVHAITHTANLGSRNVLEKVGFQVTEEFLFDLWNIPCYWYDLAMPSE; via the coding sequence ATGGAAAAACACTTACCTATACTGGAAACTGAACGTTTAATTATCCGCCCAATACAGATGGAGGACGCAGCCTATTTTTTTGCAATGGATTCACAGCCGGAGGTTCATACCTTTTTGAATAACGAACCTGTTCAATCCATTGAGGAAATGAAAAAAGTCATCGCGCATATTCTGCAACAATATGAAAAATACGGTATAGGTCGTCTAGGGGTCATTGAGAAATCAAGCAATCAATGGATAGGCTGGACGGGATTTAAATATATTGACGAATTGGAGAATGGGCGTATTGGATTTTTAGACCTTGGTTATCGTTTCAGAACGGAATCTTGGGGAAAAGGCTATGCAACAGAAGCCGCACAAGCATGCATGCAATATTACAAAGAACAGCTGACCCATTTTGAAGTACATGCCATCACACATACGGCAAACCTGGGATCAAGAAATGTCTTGGAAAAAGTAGGATTTCAGGTAACTGAGGAATTTCTTTTCGACCTATGGAATATTCCCTGTTATTGGTATGATCTGGCCATGCCTAGCGAATAA
- a CDS encoding DNA gyrase/topoisomerase IV subunit A, which produces MSDETNFPTEDNQEELGSGKTESGSQTIPLSGLYENWFLDYASYVILDRAVPHINDGLKPVQRRILHSLKEMDDGRYNKAANVIGNTMKYHPHGDASIGDAMVQLGQKDLLIDCQGNWGFPITGDSAAAPRYIEGRLSKFANEVVFNPETTEWQLSYDGRNREPVTLPVKFPLLLAQGAEGIAVGLATKIMPHNFIELIDGSIQVLNGERPNLFPDFPTGGMADVSNYNEGQRGGKIRVRAKIEERDKKTLAITEIPFGTTTGGLIESVVTANDKGKIKIKKIEDNTAGNVEIIVHLAPGISPDVTIDALYAFTACEVSISPNTCVIKDEKPHFMSVNDILIENTINTKNLLKRELEIRLNDLQEKIFFSSLLKIFIQEGMYKHPDYENAGDFEIVVQVLNRLFEPFFDQFYREIRPEDYKKLIDKPMSSITRFDVKKADEMMKTLENEIKEVKRHLRQLTEYAIAWFEKLREKYSKDRERKTELRIFDKVEATQVALANAKLYVNREEGFIGSGMKKDEFVCDCSDIDDIIVFREDGKYVVSKIQDKVFVGKGIIHVAVFKKGDERTIYNAIYKEGETGTSYIKRFSVVGVTRDKEYDVSKGSKGSKILYFTANPNGEAEVVNIQLKPHTKLRKLNFDMDFAEIAIKGRASQGNIVSKYPVKKISFKSSGVSTLAGRKIWYDTIMKRLNADERGQYLGEFDGDDKILVVLSDGSYELSNFDLSNHFDEKMIRIEKYYPDHIYTVVHQDGKSGTYFVKRFKFDDQPIGKRISFINEDAGSKLVLMSNAAEPMVKLEILKGKSQTEETLDQPLTEIIDVKGIKAQGNRLSFHTVKSVTLLTADEDLSQKDKEKEVEAPAITAEQTTDSPVETTATTTAIPLKEEGDSADKNDDIKLEITNPNDIQIDDKGQMEMF; this is translated from the coding sequence ATGAGTGACGAAACGAACTTCCCAACGGAAGATAATCAAGAAGAACTGGGATCAGGAAAAACAGAGAGCGGAAGTCAGACGATACCTTTATCGGGACTATACGAAAACTGGTTTTTGGACTATGCTTCCTATGTTATCTTGGATAGAGCCGTACCACATATAAATGACGGCTTAAAGCCCGTACAGCGTCGTATTCTCCATTCCCTAAAGGAAATGGATGATGGAAGATATAATAAAGCTGCTAACGTCATTGGTAATACAATGAAATATCACCCACATGGTGACGCTTCTATTGGCGATGCCATGGTACAATTGGGACAAAAGGATCTCCTAATTGATTGTCAGGGGAATTGGGGTTTCCCAATTACTGGAGATTCTGCGGCTGCCCCACGTTATATCGAGGGAAGATTATCCAAATTTGCAAATGAAGTTGTCTTCAATCCTGAAACGACAGAGTGGCAATTGAGTTATGATGGACGGAATCGCGAACCTGTTACCTTACCCGTAAAATTTCCTTTATTATTGGCGCAAGGTGCCGAAGGAATTGCTGTAGGACTGGCGACAAAGATTATGCCGCACAATTTCATTGAGCTCATTGACGGTTCAATTCAGGTATTAAACGGCGAGCGTCCCAATTTATTTCCAGACTTCCCTACAGGTGGTATGGCCGACGTTTCAAATTATAATGAGGGCCAGCGTGGCGGTAAAATCCGTGTACGTGCAAAAATTGAAGAACGCGACAAAAAGACGCTCGCAATTACAGAAATCCCATTTGGAACAACGACTGGCGGTCTTATTGAAAGTGTGGTCACAGCCAATGATAAAGGGAAAATTAAGATTAAAAAAATCGAGGACAACACAGCAGGAAATGTGGAGATCATAGTGCATTTGGCGCCGGGGATATCTCCTGATGTAACCATTGATGCCCTATATGCCTTTACAGCCTGTGAAGTCTCCATTTCACCTAATACCTGTGTCATCAAGGATGAGAAACCTCACTTTATGAGCGTAAATGATATTCTCATCGAGAATACCATAAACACTAAAAACTTATTGAAAAGAGAGTTGGAGATCCGTTTGAACGATCTTCAGGAGAAAATCTTCTTCAGTAGTTTATTAAAAATATTTATCCAGGAAGGAATGTACAAACATCCGGATTATGAAAATGCAGGCGACTTCGAAATCGTGGTGCAGGTTCTAAATCGTTTGTTTGAACCTTTCTTCGATCAATTTTATCGCGAGATACGCCCCGAAGATTACAAAAAATTGATCGATAAACCAATGAGCAGTATTACACGTTTCGACGTTAAAAAAGCGGACGAAATGATGAAAACGCTCGAGAATGAGATCAAGGAAGTCAAGCGTCATTTACGTCAATTGACAGAATATGCCATAGCGTGGTTTGAAAAATTACGTGAGAAATATAGTAAAGACCGCGAGCGTAAAACCGAACTGCGCATATTCGATAAAGTAGAAGCGACCCAAGTTGCGCTAGCAAATGCCAAACTATATGTCAATCGCGAGGAAGGATTTATTGGCTCGGGTATGAAGAAAGATGAGTTTGTATGCGACTGTTCGGATATAGACGACATTATTGTATTCCGCGAGGATGGCAAGTATGTTGTCAGTAAAATCCAGGATAAAGTATTTGTCGGAAAAGGAATTATTCACGTTGCTGTTTTCAAAAAAGGTGATGAACGCACAATCTATAATGCAATCTACAAAGAAGGCGAAACTGGCACCAGTTACATCAAACGTTTCTCTGTGGTAGGTGTCACACGGGATAAGGAATATGATGTATCCAAAGGTTCCAAAGGATCTAAAATACTGTATTTCACAGCCAATCCAAACGGTGAAGCAGAAGTAGTCAACATACAGCTTAAACCGCACACAAAGTTGCGTAAGCTAAATTTTGACATGGACTTTGCCGAGATTGCAATCAAGGGCCGTGCTTCACAAGGAAATATTGTATCGAAATACCCCGTCAAAAAAATCAGTTTTAAAAGTTCTGGTGTCTCCACACTGGCAGGACGAAAAATATGGTATGACACCATCATGAAACGTTTAAACGCTGATGAGCGTGGCCAATACCTTGGTGAATTCGACGGTGATGATAAGATATTGGTGGTGCTTTCAGATGGTAGCTACGAATTATCAAACTTTGATCTAAGCAACCACTTTGACGAGAAAATGATTCGGATCGAGAAATACTACCCGGACCATATCTATACAGTTGTGCATCAGGACGGCAAGAGCGGAACGTACTTTGTCAAACGTTTTAAATTTGACGATCAACCTATTGGAAAACGCATTTCCTTTATTAATGAAGATGCGGGATCTAAATTGGTATTGATGAGTAATGCGGCTGAACCGATGGTCAAATTGGAGATTTTAAAAGGTAAATCCCAAACGGAAGAAACTCTTGATCAACCTTTGACTGAAATCATCGATGTAAAAGGAATAAAAGCACAAGGTAATCGCCTATCTTTCCATACCGTAAAGTCAGTTACGCTATTAACAGCTGATGAAGATTTAAGTCAAAAAGATAAAGAAAAAGAAGTGGAAGCTCCTGCAATTACAGCAGAACAAACTACTGACAGCCCTGTAGAAACAACTGCTACCACAACAGCCATCCCGCTTAAAGAAGAAGGTGATTCCGCAGATAAAAATGATGACATCAAGTTGGAAATAACCAATCCAAATGACATCCAAATTGACGATAAAGGACAGATGGAAATGTTCTAA